The stretch of DNA TGATTGAGTTCAGTAGTTCCTCATAGAAAATTATTGACTCTAGAGATATGGTAATATGGAGAAGACAAAATTGTTTGAAGCACGCACAGAACCGGAAGCGCCCCTTGTTTCAAAGAGAGGAGGACGGGTTATTCACATTTAATTTGATGGTCAGAGGCGAATTGAAAGCTAAGCAGTGGTAATTAAGATCCCCCGggggaaaaagagagatgtcTCCTACGTTACCCGTAATATGTGGAAGTATCGACGTAATTTCATAGAGTCATTCGGTCTGAATGCTACATGAAGAACATAAGCCAGATGACGGAACGGGGAGACCTAGGATGTAGAAGATCATAACATGAGTGATTCGGCAGATTTGGATTCCTATATATCCACTCATGTGGTACTTCATCATACGATTCATATAAGATCCATCTGTCTAGATATCATCATATACATCTAGAAAGCCGTATGCTTTGGAAGAAGCTTGTACAGTTTGGGAAGGggtttttattgataaaaaagaAGAATCTACTTCAACCGATATGCCCTTAGGCACGGCCATACATAACATAGAAATCACACTTGGAAAGGGTGGACAATTAGCTAGAGCAGCAGGTGCTGTAGCGAAACTGATTGCAAAAGAGGGTAAATCGGCCACATTAAGATTACCATCTGGGGAGGTCCGTTTGATATCCAAAAACTGCTTAGCAACAGTCGGACAAGTGGGTAATGTTGGGGTGAACCAAAAAAGTTTGGGTAGAGCCGGATCTAAGTGTTGGCTAGGTAAGCGTCCTGTAGTAAGAGGAGTAGTTATGAACCCTGTAGACCATCCCCATGGGGGCGGTGAAGGGAGAGCCCCAATTGGTAGAAAAAAACCCACAACCCCTTGGGGTTATCCTGCGCTTGGAAGAAGAAGtaggaaaaggaaaaaatataGTGATAGTTTTATTCTTCGTCGCCGTAAATAGGAATATTGAAAAtcgaattttttttggaatttgaaATAATGTGATGGGCGAACGACGGGAATTGAACCCGCGCATGGTGGATTCACAATCCACTGCCTTGATCCACTTGGCTACATCCGCCCCTTATCTAGCTAAAGgattttctcttttttccatTCATCATTATTGTATTTATTCTGACCTCCATACTTAGATCGAGATATTGGACATAGAATGCCAATCTTTAAAATGTAAAAAAAAGGAGTAATCAGCTGTGACACGTTCactaaaaaaaaatccttttgtaGCTAATCATTTAGCGGGAAAAATTGAAAAACTCAACATGAGGGAGGAGAAAGAAATAATAGTAACTTGGTCTCGGGCATCTACCATTATACCCACAATGATTGGCCATACAATCGCTATTCATAATGGAAAGGAAAATTTACCTATTTATATAACAGATCGTATGGTAGGTCACAAATTGGGAGAATTCGCGCCTACTCTGACTTTCGCGAGACATGCAAGAAACGACAATAAATCTCGTcgttaaattattaaaattttaataatatttttgaatattaaataataatagaaatattattaatataaataaaaaaagtaaaataaaatataaaaaaaaaagaaaaatactaaAAAAGTACTTACTAATACTTATGTGTTGTGTGCAAAACACTATTGAATCAAACAATGGAGCAATACCCAACTAAAACAAGATATTGGGTATTGCTCcattccttcaacgattcatataCACTAAGACAAAAGTCTTATCCATTTGTAGATGGAACTTCGACAGCAGCTAGGTCTAGAGGGAAGTTGTGAGCATTACGTTCATGCATTACTTCCATACCAAGGTTAGCACGATTGATGATATCAGCCCAAGTGTTGATAACACGACCCTGACTGTCAACTACAGATTGGTTGAAATTGAAACCATTTAGGTTGAAAGCCATAGTACTAATACCTAAAGCAGTGAACCAGATACCTACTACAGGCCAAGCAGCCAAGAAGAAATGTAAGGAACGAGAATTGTTGAAACTAGCATATTGGAAGATCAATCGGCCAAAATAACCATGAGCAGCTACGATATTATAAGTTTCTTCCTCTTGACCGAATCTGTAACCCGCATTAGCAGATTCGTTTTCAGTGGTTTCCCTGATCAAACTAGAGGTTACCAAGGAACCATGCATAGCACTGAATAGGGAGCCGCCGAATACACCAGCTACACCCAACATGTGAAATGGATGCATAAGGATGTTGTGTTCCGCCTGGAATACAATCATGAAGTTGAAAGTACCAGATATTCCTAAAGGCATACCATCAgagaaacttccttgaccaatagGGTAGATCAAGAAAACAGCAGTAGCAGCTGCAACAGGAGCTGAATATGCAACAGCAATCCAAGGACGCATACCCAGGCGGAAACTAAGTTCCCACTCACGACCCATGTAACAAGCTACACCAAGTAAGAAGTGTAGAACAATTAGCTCATAAGGACCGCCATTGTATAACCACTCATCAACAGATGCCGCTTCCCATATCGGATAAAAATGCAAACCGATAGCTGCAGAAGTCGGAATAATGGCACCAGAGATAATATTGTTTCCATAAAGTAGAGAACCAGAAACTGGTTCACGAATACCATCAATATCTACTGGAGGAGCAGCAATGAAGGCGATAATGAATACAGAAGTTGCGGTCAATAAGGTAGGGATCATCAAAACACCGAACCATCCAATGTAAAGACGGTTTTCAGTGCTGGTTATCCAGTTGCAGAAGCGACCCCATAGGCTTGTACTTTCGCGTCTCTCTAAAATTGCAGTCATGGTAAGATCTTGGTTTATTCAATTTTCAAGGACTCCCAAGCACACGTATTAACTAGAAATGAGATAGATAATAGAAGGCTTGTTATTTAACAGTATAACATGTCTTATATGCCAATGTCAACCAATCTCAACAGATATATATCTCTATGACTAAATCCCACAAAACAATTTGTAAATAAAGTgaattaaaatagaaaaaaatctttcttttttccaTATGGGTTGCCCGGGACTCGAACCCGGAACTAGTCGGATGGAGTAGATAACTTTTCTTTGTTGGAATAGAGGAAAAGATCCCTCCCCAAACCGTGCTTGCATTTTTCATTGCACACGACTTTACCTATGTATAATATAAAACTTGGGTCCCGAGAAGATAATAATTTTGACTACTCAGTTGATTCAACCACTACATTACTATTACTGCAATGAGCATTTCAGAatgaaaattcatgaatttttttctctcttgatcaTTTATAGATCATTTCTATTCTATTCATAAGTCTCATCACGTCACCAAACCCATTATGAATAATTCACCAGGTCATTGATACGGATAATATCCAAATACCAAATACGTTCTATATGTGATTCATGTAAAGAAAAAGAAGTTGTTTTTGGGAAGATCAAAGAAACAACTTGTTCTTCTTCCGTAAAGAATTCTTCTAATAATCCCGAACCTAATCTTTGCAAAAAAGCGCGTACCATACTTTTATGTTTACGAGCCAAAGTTCTAGCACACGAAAATCGAAGTATATACTTTATTCGATACAAACTCTGTTTTT from Elaeis guineensis isolate ETL-2024a unplaced genomic scaffold, EG11 Super_Scaffold_1000265, whole genome shotgun sequence encodes:
- the LOC140854582 gene encoding large ribosomal subunit protein uL2cz/uL2cy is translated as SKILNNTAIHLYKTSTPSTRNGAVDSQVKSNPRNNLIYGQHRCGKGRNARGIITARHRGGGHKRLYRKIDFRRNEKDISGRIVTIEYDPNRNAYICLIHYGDGEKRYILHPRGAIIGDTIVSGTEVPISMGNALPLKSTSTDMPLGTAIHNIEITLGKGGQLARAAGAVAKLIAKEGKSATLRLPSGEVRLISKNCLATVGQVGNVGVNQKSLGRAGSKCWLGKRPVVRGVVMNPVDHPHGGGEGRAPIGRKKPTTPWGYPALGRRSRKRKKYSDSFILRRRK